The Miscanthus floridulus cultivar M001 chromosome 6, ASM1932011v1, whole genome shotgun sequence genomic interval cTTCCAACCTAGACTTAGTTTCTATCGATATTGTTTCCagtacaagggaagaacttgtttcctctccatcatcgtcagagatgtcaatagcgaaggagaataggctgtttggggagtcttgttcctaagaaaaagaaaaggaggtcggttAAGGATAAGTGTGAAtgttgtaaatcagctaggttaatcagtttacctgtttcaaggcaatttcctgtgcttgactagaAGAAACAACCTGGAGTGTGCCGTGTGAGGGATcggttgagcttgccgatgggatgtcttctatgacttcatcagtggttggctcttgaggtatgatgaccgatgacattggggcagatgcagggatcggcatggacctttgtcgttttggctgtgcctcggcatctgttaaagctttgcgctttgcttgggcatcggcaacgattggctggggggcattggcacttgttggttgcaaagcttggacgtctggtacgcttgccgatgtacccaattgttgctgcaaaacaagtgtaaggtatgatatttaatggataaaatgagaagtcaagagaatacctctgaaggtttgtcaaaagaagtggtgcttgatatcggaggaattgccgatgacgatccggtggcagctcttaccccctggtgattaatgttaatacagcttgtaatcggtataagtagaaataaacaaggttgttaccttgaatgccttgaccaaagttgtagcagcagccgatggagtggccctagctgtagccaatttggacctagaggtgatggtcttggtacggattttctggtgagtcaaagcagttaaggtgggggcgttgtagccgatcggtgatatcggggaaacaggctgaagatcgaagggtttcccacttttgctcaccgatggtgctgggttgttaacctgtcatgagagagtcagttactgatatatgtagggaaaaagcaaaaaggagttcaaagaaacttactgcgtcatcagggatggcatattcagggtcgatcatgtgccgatatgtgtgagcagaagttgcaaacagttgttccttccattctcgccaccattgcttgtatgactcgatgatgaaggatactggcgaccaggtggatatatcaacatctgtgatatcggcatcgggggagagttgtaccaccttgttccaatctgttccacaggtgattgtttccctgggtttgatcacatcggcaaagcaaagtttgattggcagttgcccaaaagccaattgacggaatactgccgatgggttgtaaaattcatatgaaatgttggtgtttttcccgctaccaaatgtgtttactggaattgccctgggagtaatgatggccatcatgagttccttatcctgattcagggtgtcatcggcaaagttgaaaagaaggggaaatctgttgtcctcgtcaatataaggtacccaggccctatgatcacgagaaagaccattatagaagttttggaagaatctaccgatttggtcttcattggcctctgttccgggaaggacaattatggcttcaccaaaattgaggggtgagcgtgttgccgattcatcatccccaagcacatggtctttagcaatttctcgtgggaattgttgggcaaaaaagtcccattgcaaacgtttgtgcatatgggcattcagccacatgttgataaaccaccacgggcctcctaggttgccgatgggttcgccaagcagaagtttctgagacacttgatgaagaagatgataagtggagctcagaaggtatcggccaagaggaaaccttacgccattagccaaaagttcagctgcggggaggaaggcgttggttggtcctactgatcgaccacaaaaaataaatttttctaaccacatattcaagaatgtggcatgttccctctggttaagtgtcccagtcttctggtattcttgaatgtatcccgtccaaccaccgatgttgtgggtattcaccctatattcagattttctaccataaatggagccttcatcggcagttgaaatatctaagccagtgagcatgtggacatcagcaagtgtaggagtagctgggccatgtccatacataaaagtgtttgttgtgtctgaccagaagtaagcagctgcaatcatcatcgattcattcttctgcatatcggcaatagataacctaatgcattggtctaatttccgttctgcccagtatacttgcatcgatctattaaccctcaagtaccaatctttccaccctttggtggttttgggccaagatcggaatgtgtctttccataaattcagagagaaattttgggctctaaaggggattctgttaacttctgcattaatcagatcggttggatctgggttgcccattggtcctaggcattggacatgcggctgatcggttggaataactagtttgttgcgcagttcctaaagtTTAAAGGAttcggagaacaaaagaaagaaaaaatcaccaactgtatagacttgcaaaaactaggggaatcaaagtaaaaggtaatggaagtgaagCGAaacgcggggacgtcgaagttaattgccattatcttgaggaagatgagggcacgagctggagacttgaggtaacgctggagaagggtttttgttggttgaggtcgtgcagtggttcgtcggagtcaccgccggagagagaaaatgtcaaagaatggagtctgagggtagaagacaagtgttccggaggaatctatttataagccgcttggagtaggggtatttcggacttatctctatgccgtgcgcatgtaggtcgaagtggttcagatggatatgataactgtttgcacgatgatcaggggattgtacagatgggttgatggcaagtaatcatgacttagaagagatatcggtacaggatattttaattctgaaaatgacagcattattatgttaagatcttgccgatgggttattgtttcagtatcttaaccataatcaaggcaagagtggttggcgattgtgcgatatttactgaagtgcgtgaatcaggattagatttgattggatttgataacagatcaggttttggcttggagaataagttacggtaatctggagtaaatttcggagcattaatggttttatactccgaaattggggggcatgtgttgacactattttttgcacgtgttaaaatgttcggagtggactaatcggtaaggggaaagttactgtatactttgatagccgatgaaagccagcttgtaaagatggttgccgatagctggtgatgtcgatgaagggaggcttgaagactactgccgatgaaacaaggagtatgccgatgaagggagatttgagaactgctgccgatgaaacaaggagtatgctgatgagggaagatttgaagactattgccgataaaacagggggtatgccgatggaaaggacagtgagatttccatcgtaattaaggcggacagagaaatagataggagttgatttccttttctatatttgttagagtatgatccatgtaagagtcacgtgtttccttagatatgggcttggtgtcctagttgtgtttagttgtgtctctttagatcagggtataaatatggagtgaggggcaatgtaaatagatatatcaatcaatatcaaaaccaatttttactcctatttgcatctacttacttttcggcgacttcgtcaatttgcattattttctctttacgagttctcattgatttggcgagctgcatcgcttcagtgcgaccttcggcgatcctcgagttccgcgtgagtacctcttggccgtgacttccgggcgtatcgctgttgtcaggaccaaagtgctcgtatcttcatccttgtcgattaacaggtcaaatcgactggcacgccttggataccaattcgggtattagccctttgtgtttgcagatccacttttgtatCAACACAAATCACCCACTCATGCACTCACCCTAAGGCTATCTGCACTCGTCCacctctatttctatctctaaaaaggaatattctatcctagtcatcgagattctctactctatacctATTCCTTCAGTACCCGTGTTATCTTTATCACATACTCTATACCCATTATTCTATATTTTATTCCCCCCTCTCACCATTTCTctctctccctaactctcaaaccctctgctacagtgttgctacagtggTTTAGCGGTGGCTGGGCCGCGCTGAAAATAGTGCTTTCCTGTGCGGCTGGTACGCTACCGCGCACATTACAGACGTGCGGTGCGGGCGTGATAGGCCACCGCTGCCGGCCGCTTTAGCGGTCTGCGGTGCGGACAGCCTACCACCTGCAGCGAAAGTGGCATCGGGAGTTTAGTTGGCGAAAAAGCCACCAACGCCGCACTGGTGCTGACCTAAGCAGCCACGGCCCGTCATTTTTTTCTATCCCACATAGAGAAGTCGCACTCAACAGCAGTACATTACAACACCATGAATTCAATTTCCTGGTACCTTATACAATTATATAATAATtatatattttaatttttttctttaTTCCTTTCTGTCGAAAACGCACCATAGTCTATATACAAAAGCTTGACACCGGCGTTGTAAGTGCGACTTTTTTTGTTGTTGCTGAAATGATCAAAGGTGTTCACATCTCGGCATATCTGCTGATGCTCTGTTCAGTGTCCAGCCAGCTTTGATAGCAGCGGCTGACTATTGGGTGAATGGTGTAGTACCCCACTTTGATTGTGGAATGCATTattgcaaaatattttaaaatttaaccACTACCATCATTtacgttttcaaattcaaatagaTCTATTGTGAGACGGGTGGGAGTAGACCCGTCATATTAGAGCGAAATTTCCACGTCTAGCCGTTCGTTCAACTTAGAGTGAGCTATTGCGCGCCGCCACTAAAATTACGCGTTTGAAGTTTCCATATCCAAACGCACCAATGCAATGCGTATGCGTATCAACCTGTTCCAAGATTGGATAATGAGTAAAATGCACCCTGGGAACTTAAACTATTGGAGCATTAGTACTCGAACTGAAAAAGCTATCACTTGGCTACTTAAACTATGGGGacattaccatctgggtactcgaactaaaaaaaacctcccacttgggtacttaaactattgggccattaccatctgggtacgcGAGTGGGCCGTCAGGAGCGCGGGAAAATGAAttttgattctttttctttttctaaaaatggatgaatagtgctggaatttgttatttttgtaaaaaaaataattagagctccaaacattCTAAAAAATTTTGTGTAGCCTATATATGATGTactctacctaggaaaaatatgaaacttgtaaAATAAATAGTTTTTGTATGTTTAAAAATTacatcttttaattaataaataaacttccataaattttataattaaaataaataaatatccaAAAAGAGGCGGCCTACCTGTGCTCGCTTGCTCGCTCGCACACAGTTAATTAAAAGAGGTTTAAGTACCTAAGTGAGAGGCTTTTTAGTTCGAGTACCCAAATAGTAATGCcccatagtttaagtacccaggtGATAGCTTTTTCAGTTCGAGTATCTAGATGGTAATGTCCCAATAATTTAAGTACCAAGGTGCATTTTACTCTTGGATAATCAACAATGCCCCTCAAAATCTCCGTAAGCAGCTTCCCCAGTTAGAAATGTTCGGTTAAAACCACACGCTTCAATCGATCAGACACCAGGCATACTGACAAAACTTCGAAAGTAGGCGCAAATTTGAACAGAAGAAAACCGCGTGCAATTCATGTAATGTCAGCATCGTAGGAGTATTTACAATACCATATATATCAGATATTTAAGATGCATAATTTGATTTAGTCCTGGGTTGCGTACAAAACGAAACAAACAAATCACGAAGGCAAATCCAAAACGAAACACCTCTGTCTCCGATGGCGGGATCACGTCACCACTCATCAGAGCGCTCTAGAAATCGAAGCCGCCATCGAAGCCACCGCCGTCGTAGCCGGCATCATACGCCGACGCGTCCGAGATCATGTCCCCGATCAGCAGCCCACCGACGGCGCCTCCGAGCAGCCCGGCCCCGAGCCCCATCCCGaagttgttcttcttcttctgcgGCTTCACGGCCTGCTGCTGGTAGCCGTACCCGGCGGCCTGCGGCGGTGGGTACCCGTACCCGCCGTACTGCGGCGGAGGAGCGGCGTAGGGCGCCGCCGTGCTGGGACCGGCGGCAGGGTAGGCCGTCACCGGCTCGCCCGCCTTCGCCGGCTTGCCTGCCGCTGGCGGGTAGCCGGATGAGGGCGGGTACGCGCCGCCGGGAGGTGGGTACGCGTCGGCCTTGGCTGCCGGCGGGTAGGCGGCAGGAGGCGGGTAGGCGGCGGCGGGAGGCGCGTACGCGTCAGCCTTGCCGGACGGCGGCGGGTACGCGGAGGGAGGCGGGTACGCGGCGGCCTGGGTGTATGCCGACTGGGCGGGGGCGTAGCCGTTGGCGGCGCCCGCCGACTGGGTGACCTCGCCGAGCTTGTACGACAGGTTGAGGACTCCCTGGGGCTTGCCCGAGGAGATCTTGCGGACCTGGTAGGCGACGAACTTGGCGGGGACGGGGCCGTCGGGGGCGCCGGAGAGGAGCTCGGAGAGCGGGATGTGGACCTCGCCAACGTCGCGGTCGCCGAGGGCGCGCTCGGCGCGGAGGAGGACGTGGAGGGAGCCGGCGCCGGTCGCCGGGACGGCGAAGCGAAGCGTGGCGTTCCAGGTCGGGTTGCGGCCGCCGATGCGGTCGGCCTGGACCCTCTGCCGCGACCGGGGGTCCCCCGAGAGCGACACCACGGCGTAGACCTCCATCTTGGACATCAGGTTCACGTCCTTGAGGTCCTTGGCCGAGATCAGCGTCAGCTCCAGCGTCCgcgtcgccgccatggccggggGTGAGCTCGCGGTCGTGGGTGGATTTTTCTTGTCTGATCCGGCGGAGACGAGAGAAAGTCAAGATGGATTGGTTTGGTTGGTTCTCCGAGATCGATCGGTTTGTGTGCTGCTGCTTGTGCTGGATCGACGACTTGAGATTGTTTGGACGGCACGAGGCTCGTGTTCGTCTTATATATCGGGAGGGGGGCGGAGGAGGCTGCTAGGACATTTCTTGGACGCGGATACTTTGCCTGCTGCATGACCGGTGGGCCCAGGTAAGGTAGGACCGGTTGTCAGTGGAGTCTTTGGTGCCTTGCAGATCCTCTAGACAGTGTGACGGAGGTCCGTTTACTTACACGCGGAGGAGAAGAGACGAGTGGTATGGCATGTATGACGCGTGGTCCCGGGGTGCGGCAGGGTTCACACGTCAGTGGGTGTAGTGTTGCTCTGCGGCGCTGTGGGATGGCAGTTGCCTCCGAACCTCCGCAAAGGCGCGCGGAAGGAAATGGACCGTTCCTTTGTCCTGTGCCGTGGGCCCGCTTTGTCAGTGTCTCAGTGCTTTGTGGGGAGTAGAGTAGGTCCCAAGTGGTGAGGTTTCTGCGCATTGAGCCATTGACCAACACCGTGTGGCGTGGTTCGCAGCGAATCTCAGCCGTCAGTTGTGGTAGGCGATGATTCTCTTGCAGGCTACTGAaaattttggcttttggctacaaCACCGTGTGGCcttaggtccagtttagtttgcaaaatattttacaaaatttttcacattctccgtcatatcgaatctttggacgcatgcatgaagcattaaatataaataaaaaataaaactaattacacagtttagacgaaatccacgagacgaatcttttaagcctaattagactatgattagacactatttaccaaataacaacgaaaatactacggTGCCTATTTTACCAAAAATTTTGAAACTAAACTGTGCCTTAAGCAAAAAGGAAGACTGGGGGCATAGGCATTGGATCTCCTTCGCCGTAGGCCGCCGAAGCGATCTTTCCACGCGTCGACGCTGCTGCTCGTCCGTTGCTGTGCCTTTCTTCGCACCGTATGCGTATTCCACTTTCCCATGAATGTTCTGCTTCTTAAAATTCTTGAAAAGAACAATTCATATACACTGATCTCTATGAATCCAGGTCTCAAACTTAGGGAACAATTGTAGTAAATTAAAGGTAACAAATCTTAAAGCAACTCCAAAGATTCTTTCTAGTCTTTTTTAATTTGTAGGAATAGTGATTTTGGTAAGAAAAATATATCCTTCAACCGTCTCTTTAATTAATCTCCAAATATATATACCATCTATTCGGAATTCTTGCAAGCTAAAGATAGAGAACGGGAATAGATCTTTAGATCATGCACAAGATATGATAAAGTTGTTGGAGGATATAAAGACATAGAAAGCGATTTTACTCAAATGACTCATTAAATGATGTTTTAGACAATAATTTTTCAAACAACTCTTGGAGATGTGCTTATAATTGGTGAACACTTGCGAGGCCACGACTAACTTTATTTAGCTGCACTTGTATGCATCAGAATCTACATGTGTTGAGTTAGATTAGTATGTAAAATTAACCAAATTTGATCCAAATATACCCCAGCATATATGAAATAAGGTGGATACAAATGTACCTAAACAAAAATCTTAAATATCTGTTTTCATGAGTGATGAACAAATTTGCCACAAGCTGATCGCGAGAATGTGAGACGGTTCAGAGCGTGACCCTCTCGAAGAGTGGCGAAGTAAATTTCCCATGCCATGGATAGACTTGGTAGCCATTCAAAATCGTACTGACTCAGTGACTTGAATGTAAAAAAAAATGCAATATTATTGTAAATGCATAGACTTGGTCCATTCACGATGGTACATTATTGATACAATAACACTCTTGACCAATGTTTGCTAAATATCTGTTCTTAAAGTATATCTACAAAACTTCTGCCCTGCATGGTTCCAAATCTCGCTTACATTGatgcattttttttttgcaaatgcgAGTAGATCATTATGCACCTTGACTTTTAAATCGAGTCATTTATGCACGTTCTTAAAATAGGACACCTTTGACTTGCAAGTTCAAGCTGGAGCAAAACGAAAGGCCCGGCACCTCACACGCCAGGGAGTTGGACAAAAGCACCCAACCGGACGAACCCAAACTCCAGAAGGTACGTCGGTTATATATCAGCATCTCGAAACGTACCCAAAACACTCTCCCACTCTAAGATTTTTAGCAGCATAGAAAAAAAACTCATCTCCAACCACTTTTAATTGAACTTCACCATCCAATCTTTTAGCACTTGGGAAAACCCCCCTTGCGCGTAAAGATGCGCGGACTCTAGCTAGCGCGCATCCCTCCCGCGGCGATCTAAACGTCTACCAATGCAAAGGTGGAAGGAcatagaaagaataaagagttacCGATACAAATGTatgagagagaaagaatatataaaatttgttaagataatttagaaatagtatatgattcctgatgtaaaattgtcttctatattttaggagtgaattATTGGGAACTGTTGGAGATGATTTTATTTTTTCCTCCTAATTGAAATGACCtatgatgccgcctagaggggggtgaataggcgtttctgataaTTAACATCTTTAAATGTGAAAACAATTAGTAAATGGAGTTTTCAAAATGAAAACAATTAGTAAAtggagtaataccacccctcacaagttagccacagagtatgtaaaagatactaaataaatctaggagccacaatCCTGCATCACAACGATTAGCGCAAGGATCAAATAAATTCAGCATTGAGCtctaatatcggacgtgtccggtaggtatacatgatttctgcagagcagcccaaaacttgctcctttcgatttctatcttcaaaccaaactgtaggtacctactcgagatgacagtaaacacagagaacatgcacaagagctagagcaacacaaatatc includes:
- the LOC136459801 gene encoding protein SRC2-like; its protein translation is MAATRTLELTLISAKDLKDVNLMSKMEVYAVVSLSGDPRSRQRVQADRIGGRNPTWNATLRFAVPATGAGSLHVLLRAERALGDRDVGEVHIPLSELLSGAPDGPVPAKFVAYQVRKISSGKPQGVLNLSYKLGEVTQSAGAANGYAPAQSAYTQAAAYPPPSAYPPPSGKADAYAPPAAAYPPPAAYPPAAKADAYPPPGGAYPPSSGYPPAAGKPAKAGEPVTAYPAAGPSTAAPYAAPPPQYGGYGYPPPQAAGYGYQQQAVKPQKKKNNFGMGLGAGLLGGAVGGLLIGDMISDASAYDAGYDGGGFDGGFDF